One part of the Triplophysa rosa linkage group LG5, Trosa_1v2, whole genome shotgun sequence genome encodes these proteins:
- the lyn gene encoding tyrosine-protein kinase Lyn isoform X1, producing the protein MGCKKSKLDDDQNGCVLEVNKHKPVRTDQTVYVSDPTSRKPHINNSPPELLPGQMFQKMEETDKIVITLYPYEAIHADDLGFKKGEKLKVLEEHGEWWKARSLSSKKEGFIPSNYVAEVDTMETEEWFFKDMTRKDAERQLLAPANKPGSYLIRESETSKGSYSLSLRDVDAQKLDVVKHYKIRSLDNGGYYISPKITFDDINSMIKHYHKQADGLCRKLEKPCEKPKAQKPWDKDAWEISKESIKMVKKLGAGQFGEVWMAYYNNSTKVAVKTLKPGTMSAEAFLEEANLMKTLQHDRLVRLYAVITKTEPIYIIAEFMANGSLLDFLKSDTGSKIQLPKLIDFSAQIAEGMAYIEKKNYIHRDLRAANVLVSESLLCKIADFGLARVIEDDQYTAREGAKFPIKWTAPEAINYGSFTIKSDMWSFGVLIYEIITYGKIPYPGMSNSEVMSSVQRGYRMPRPENCPAELYEIMNSCWKSKPDDRPTFDYIQSVLDDFYTATEGQYQQQP; encoded by the exons ATGGGTTGTAAAAAATCCAAGTTGGATGATGACCAAAATGGATGTGTGCTTGAAGTGAACAAACACAAGCCAGTACGTACTGACCAAACTGTATATGTGAGCGATCCAACCTCCCGTAAGCCTCATATA AATAATTCCCCCCCAGAGCTCCTACCGGGTCAGATGTTCCAAAAAATGGAAG AAACAGATAAAATAGTCATCACCCTGTATCCCTATGAGGCTATTCATGCAGATGATCTAGGCTTTAAAAAAGGAGAGAAGTTAAAGGTTTTAGaaga GCATGGAGAGTGGTGGAAGGCCAGGTCTTTGAGCTCAAAGAAAGAAGGATTTATTCCCTCAAACTATGTTGCAGAAGTGGACACTATGGAAACAGAAGA atggttctttaaagacaTGACTAGGAAGGATGCAGAGAGACAGCTATTAGCACCTGCTAACAAACCTGGATCTTACCTCATACGGGAGAGTGAAACCTCGAAAG GAAGTTATTCACTGTCACTCAGAGATGTGGATGCTCAAAAGTTAGATGTTGTTAAACATTACAAGATCAGGTCTCTGGATAACGGCGGCTACTACATATCTCCAAAAATCACATTCGATGACATCAACAGCATGATAAAACATTACCACA AACAAGCAGACGGACTGTGTCGAAAACTAGAGAAGCCATGCGAGAAGCCCAAAGCGCAGAAACCTTGGGACAAGGATGCCTGGGAGATCTCCAAAGAATCCATAAAGATGGTGAAGAAGCTTGGAGCAGGGCAGTTTGGAGAGGTGTGGATGG CTTACTACAATAACAGCACAAAAGTGGCGGTGAAAACGTTAAAGCCGGGCACAATGTCAGCGGAAGCTTTCCTAGAGGAGGCGAACCTTATGAAAACCTTACAGCATGATAGACTGGTGCGCCTCTATGCAGTGATCACCAAAACCGAGCCCATCTACATCATCGCTGAATTTATGGCAAATG GAAGCTTATTGGACTTTTTGAAAAGTGACACAGGCTCCAAAATACAGTTACCAAAGCTAATAGATTTCTCAGCAcag ATAGCAGAGGGTATGGCCTACATCGAGAAGAAGAATTATATTCACCGAGACTTGAGAGCTGCTAACGTGTTGGTTTCAGAGAGCCTGTTGTGTAAAATAGCTGATTTCGGACTAGCCAGAGTAATTGAGGATGACCAATATACAGCACGAGAGG GAGCAAAATTTCCTATCAAATGGACAGCCCCTGAGGCCATCAACTATGGTTCTTTCACTATCAAATCAGATATGTGGTCCTTTGGAGTTCTCATCTATGAGATTATAACGTATGGGAAAATTCCTTATCCAg GCATGAGTAACAGTGAGGTCATGAGCTCTGTCCAGAGAGGCTACCGGATGCCCCGTCCTGAAAATTGCCCCGCTGAACTTTATGAGATCATGAACTCATGTTGGAAGAGTAAACCGGATGACCGGCCCACATTTGACTATATTCAGAGTGTACTGGATGACTTCTACACAGCCACTGAGGGCCAGTACCAGCAGCAGCCATAA
- the lyn gene encoding tyrosine-protein kinase Lyn isoform X2: MGCKKSKLDDDQNGCVLEVNKHKPNNSPPELLPGQMFQKMEETDKIVITLYPYEAIHADDLGFKKGEKLKVLEEHGEWWKARSLSSKKEGFIPSNYVAEVDTMETEEWFFKDMTRKDAERQLLAPANKPGSYLIRESETSKGSYSLSLRDVDAQKLDVVKHYKIRSLDNGGYYISPKITFDDINSMIKHYHKQADGLCRKLEKPCEKPKAQKPWDKDAWEISKESIKMVKKLGAGQFGEVWMAYYNNSTKVAVKTLKPGTMSAEAFLEEANLMKTLQHDRLVRLYAVITKTEPIYIIAEFMANGSLLDFLKSDTGSKIQLPKLIDFSAQIAEGMAYIEKKNYIHRDLRAANVLVSESLLCKIADFGLARVIEDDQYTAREGAKFPIKWTAPEAINYGSFTIKSDMWSFGVLIYEIITYGKIPYPGMSNSEVMSSVQRGYRMPRPENCPAELYEIMNSCWKSKPDDRPTFDYIQSVLDDFYTATEGQYQQQP; this comes from the exons ATGGGTTGTAAAAAATCCAAGTTGGATGATGACCAAAATGGATGTGTGCTTGAAGTGAACAAACACAAGCCA AATAATTCCCCCCCAGAGCTCCTACCGGGTCAGATGTTCCAAAAAATGGAAG AAACAGATAAAATAGTCATCACCCTGTATCCCTATGAGGCTATTCATGCAGATGATCTAGGCTTTAAAAAAGGAGAGAAGTTAAAGGTTTTAGaaga GCATGGAGAGTGGTGGAAGGCCAGGTCTTTGAGCTCAAAGAAAGAAGGATTTATTCCCTCAAACTATGTTGCAGAAGTGGACACTATGGAAACAGAAGA atggttctttaaagacaTGACTAGGAAGGATGCAGAGAGACAGCTATTAGCACCTGCTAACAAACCTGGATCTTACCTCATACGGGAGAGTGAAACCTCGAAAG GAAGTTATTCACTGTCACTCAGAGATGTGGATGCTCAAAAGTTAGATGTTGTTAAACATTACAAGATCAGGTCTCTGGATAACGGCGGCTACTACATATCTCCAAAAATCACATTCGATGACATCAACAGCATGATAAAACATTACCACA AACAAGCAGACGGACTGTGTCGAAAACTAGAGAAGCCATGCGAGAAGCCCAAAGCGCAGAAACCTTGGGACAAGGATGCCTGGGAGATCTCCAAAGAATCCATAAAGATGGTGAAGAAGCTTGGAGCAGGGCAGTTTGGAGAGGTGTGGATGG CTTACTACAATAACAGCACAAAAGTGGCGGTGAAAACGTTAAAGCCGGGCACAATGTCAGCGGAAGCTTTCCTAGAGGAGGCGAACCTTATGAAAACCTTACAGCATGATAGACTGGTGCGCCTCTATGCAGTGATCACCAAAACCGAGCCCATCTACATCATCGCTGAATTTATGGCAAATG GAAGCTTATTGGACTTTTTGAAAAGTGACACAGGCTCCAAAATACAGTTACCAAAGCTAATAGATTTCTCAGCAcag ATAGCAGAGGGTATGGCCTACATCGAGAAGAAGAATTATATTCACCGAGACTTGAGAGCTGCTAACGTGTTGGTTTCAGAGAGCCTGTTGTGTAAAATAGCTGATTTCGGACTAGCCAGAGTAATTGAGGATGACCAATATACAGCACGAGAGG GAGCAAAATTTCCTATCAAATGGACAGCCCCTGAGGCCATCAACTATGGTTCTTTCACTATCAAATCAGATATGTGGTCCTTTGGAGTTCTCATCTATGAGATTATAACGTATGGGAAAATTCCTTATCCAg GCATGAGTAACAGTGAGGTCATGAGCTCTGTCCAGAGAGGCTACCGGATGCCCCGTCCTGAAAATTGCCCCGCTGAACTTTATGAGATCATGAACTCATGTTGGAAGAGTAAACCGGATGACCGGCCCACATTTGACTATATTCAGAGTGTACTGGATGACTTCTACACAGCCACTGAGGGCCAGTACCAGCAGCAGCCATAA
- the urod gene encoding uroporphyrinogen decarboxylase, which translates to MDKDSLILPKDFPELKNDTFLRAARGEEVEHIPVWCMRQAGRYLPEFRETRAGKDFFETCRSPEACCELTLQPLRRFPFDASIIFSDILVVPQAMGMDVEMTPGKGPTFPEPLKEPEDLQRLKPKVDVASELDYVFKAITLTRHRIEGKVPLIGFTGAPWTLMSYMIEGGGSPTHSKAKRWLYRYPEASHKLLSQLTDVIVDYLLGQVKAGAQALQVFESHAGCLGPVEFKEFSLPYLRDIARRVKDKIKQSGLDSVPMIVFAKDGHYGLEDLSDSGYEVVSLDWTIDPCSARLRTGGKVSLQGNMDPCALYATKERISEIVKKMLEGFGMKGYIANLGHGLYPDMDPENVGAFVEAVHTHSRQLLKRN; encoded by the exons ATGGATAAGGACAGCCTGATTCT CCCCAAAGACTTCCCGGAGCTGAAAAATGACACATTCCTGCGAGCCGCTCGAGGAGAAGAGGTAGAGCACATTCCTGTGTGGTGTATGAGACAGGCAGGCCGATACCTGCCAG AATTCAGGGAGACCAGGGCAGGTAAAGATTTCTTCGAGACGTGCCGCTCTCCTGAAGCCTGTTGTGAACTTACTTTACAG CCGCTCAGACGATTCCCTTTTGATGCATCTATCATCTTCTCTGACATCTTGGTAGTGCCTCAA GCCATGGGAATGGATGTTGAAATGACTCCAGGAAAGGGCCCCACATTCCCAGAACCACTGAAAGAACCTGAAGATCTACAGAGACTGAAACCCAAAGTGGACGTGGCATCAGAACTCGACTATGTTTTCAAAGCCATCACGCTGACACGGCACAGAATAGAGGGAAAGGTTCCTCTCATTGGCTTCACGGGAGCCCCG TGGACTCTAATGTCGTACATGATTGAAGGAGGAGGCTCCCCCACACACTCAAAAGCTAAACGCTGGCTCTACAGGTACCCAGAAGCCAGCCACAAACTCCTGAGCCAGCTCACAGATGTGATCGTGGACTATCTTCTAGGCCAGGTGAAAGCTGGAGCTCAG GCGCTGCAGGTTTTCGAGTCTCATGCTGGTTGTTTGGGCCCAGTGGAGTTTAAAGAGTTTTCTCTGCCTTACCTGAGAGATATCGCTCGTCGTGTTAAGGACAAGATCAAACAATCTGGTTTGGACAGTGTGCCTATG ATTGTTTTTGCTAAAGATGGTCATTATGGGCTTGAGGATCTCTCTGATTCTGGTTATGAAGTAGTGAGTCTTGACTGGACCATTGATCCTTGTTCAGCACG TCTAAGGACTGGAGGGAAAGTCAGTTTGCAAGGCAACATGGATCCTTGCGCTCTTTACGCCACAAAG GAGCGTATATCAGAGATCGTGAAGAAGATGCTGGAGGGGTTTGGCATGAAGGGCTACATCGCTAATCTGGGTCATGGGCTGTACCCTGACATGGACCCAGAAAACGTGGGGGCGTTCGTGGAGGCCGTTCACACCCATTCTCGCCAGCTCCTGAAACGCAACTAA